The segment CCATACAAAAGAAAATCAGGGATGTTATTCGGGCTACTACAGCAGCTGAAGAGACAGAAGAATATGTTTCAAAAGCGGCAGCAGGCAAAAAACTCAAAAAAGAAGACCGCATGAAACTGATTACGCTGCTGGAAAAAGAAATGAAAGAAGCGGCAAAAGCGCTCGATTTCGAACGGGCAGCCGAACTTCGAGACACTGTGCTCGAATTGAAAGCGGAAGGGTGATAAAACTTGAAAAACCAGGAAATACGTATACAAGGTGCGCGTGCACATAATTTGAAAAATATCGATGTCGTCATTCCACGGGATCAGCTGGTGGTAATGACAGGTCTTTCCGGGTCAGGCAAATCTTCTTTGGCATTTGATACGATTTATGCAGAAGGACAGCGTCGGTACGTCGAATCGCTGTCTTCTTATGCCCGCCAATTTCTTGGGCAAATGGACAAACCGGATGTCGACTTGATTGAAGGATTATCGCCGGCAATATCGATCGATCAAAAAACAACGAGCAAAAACCCCCGTTCTACTGTAGCAACGGTAACAGAAATTTATGATTATATGCGGCTGATGTATGCGCGTATCGGTAAACCGGTCTGCCCCAATCATGGTATTGAAATTTCTTCCCAGACGATTGAGCAAATGGTGGACCGCTTGCTGGAGTATCCTGAACGGACAAAAATGCAGATTTTAGCACCGGTAGTGGCAGGCAGAAAAGGGACGCATGTCAAATTACTGGAGGACATCAAAAAGCAAGGTTATGTCCGCGTCCGTGTCAATGGCGATTTAATAGATCTTGATGACAATATCGATTTGGATAAAAACAAAAAACACTCCATTGAAGTGGTCATCGACCGGATCATCATGAAAGAAGGCATTGCGCCGCGGCTGAGCGATTCTCTGGAATCCGCGCTGCGAATTGCGGATGGCCGGGTTCTGGTAGATGTCATGGAACAGGAAGAATTGCTGTTTAGTGAACACCATGCTTGTCCGATTTGTGGATTTTCCATCGGCGAACTGGAACCGCGGATGTTTTCGTTCAACTCACCGTTCGGTGCTTGCGCAGAATGCGACGGAATTGGACATAAACTGGAAGTAGATCCGGAACTGGTTATTCCGGATTGGAACTTATCGTTGGAAAATGACGCGATAGCTCCGTGGAAGCCGACGAGCTCACAGTATTATCCTCAAATGCTCAAAGCTGTCTGCAAACATTATAAGATTGATATGACGGTTCCAGTCAGCGAATTGCCGGAAGAGCATGTCCAGATTTTGCTGTATGGTTCCGGCCATGATAAAATCCGTTTCCGTTATGAAAATGATTACGGGCAAATCCGTGATAACCATATTCATTTTGAGGGTGTCGTAACCAATGTAGACCGCCGTTTCCGTGAAACATCTTCAGATTGGACAAGGGAACAAATGGAAAAATACATGGGCGAGCAACCATGTCCGGCTTGCCAAGGCTACCGCTTAAAACCCGAAACCCTCGCAGTGAAAGTGAATAAATTGCATATTGGTGCAGTTTCCGAGTTTTCCATCGTGGAAGCGGACGAATTTTTTGCAAACCTGGTTTTATCGGAAAAAGACGCGCAGATTGCCAGTGCGATTGTCCGTGAAATCCGTGAACGGGTTAGCTTCTTGATTAATGTCGGCCTCGATTATTTGACTTTGAATCGGGCATCCGGCACGTTGTCGGGCGGAGAAGCCCAGCGCATCCGGCTTGCGACGCAAATCGGTTCAAGGCTGACAGGAGTGCTCTATATCTTGGATGAACCTTCAATCGGCCTTCACCAAAGAGATAATGACCGCTTGATTGGCGCATTAAAAGAAATGCGTGATCTTGGCAATACATTAATCGTCGTAGAGCATGATGAAGATACGATGCTCGCGGCAGACTATTTGATTGATATCGGGCCTGGAGCAGGAGTACACGGAGGCGAAATCATCGCCGCTGGTACACCTGAAAAAGTGATGAAGAATAAAAAATCATTGACTGGCCAGTATTTGAATGGAACGAAATTTATTCCGCTGCCTGCAGAGCGCAGAGAATCCGACGGCCGGGCGATATCCATTCGTGGAGCAAACGAAAATAACTTAAAAAAAGTGGATGTTGATATTC is part of the Planococcus shenhongbingii genome and harbors:
- the uvrA gene encoding excinuclease ABC subunit UvrA, encoding MKNQEIRIQGARAHNLKNIDVVIPRDQLVVMTGLSGSGKSSLAFDTIYAEGQRRYVESLSSYARQFLGQMDKPDVDLIEGLSPAISIDQKTTSKNPRSTVATVTEIYDYMRLMYARIGKPVCPNHGIEISSQTIEQMVDRLLEYPERTKMQILAPVVAGRKGTHVKLLEDIKKQGYVRVRVNGDLIDLDDNIDLDKNKKHSIEVVIDRIIMKEGIAPRLSDSLESALRIADGRVLVDVMEQEELLFSEHHACPICGFSIGELEPRMFSFNSPFGACAECDGIGHKLEVDPELVIPDWNLSLENDAIAPWKPTSSQYYPQMLKAVCKHYKIDMTVPVSELPEEHVQILLYGSGHDKIRFRYENDYGQIRDNHIHFEGVVTNVDRRFRETSSDWTREQMEKYMGEQPCPACQGYRLKPETLAVKVNKLHIGAVSEFSIVEADEFFANLVLSEKDAQIASAIVREIRERVSFLINVGLDYLTLNRASGTLSGGEAQRIRLATQIGSRLTGVLYILDEPSIGLHQRDNDRLIGALKEMRDLGNTLIVVEHDEDTMLAADYLIDIGPGAGVHGGEIIAAGTPEKVMKNKKSLTGQYLNGTKFIPLPAERRESDGRAISIRGANENNLKKVDVDIPLGLFVAVTGVSGSGKSTLVNEILYKSLASRLNRARTKPGKHESLEGIDELEKVIDIDQSPIGRTPRSNPATYTGVFDDIRDVYASTNEAKVRGYKKGRFSFNVKGGRCEACRGDGIIKIEMHFLPDVYVPCEVCHGKRYNRETLEVKYKDKSIADVLEMTVETATQFFENHPKIYRKLKTIVDVGLGYVTLGQPATTLSGGEAQRVKLASELHKRSNGKSFYILDEPTTGLHADDISRLLLVLQRLVDNGDTVLTIEHNLDVIKTADYIIDLGPEGGDKGGIIIATGTPEDIAASQDSYTGKYLGPILERDRARMETLVKKATRKKKVAK